One Syntrophus gentianae DNA segment encodes these proteins:
- a CDS encoding branched-chain amino acid ABC transporter substrate-binding protein, which yields MKRLLLLLFLMIFAHCAWAAGPPLRIGVLGPMSGSYANVGKEARHVLTLLTTDINDQGGLLGRNVELAFEDEGESAQAAKAAAEKLVRQGIVAVVGPFKSGSTESVQAVFSDAGLMQIAYGATEVSLTEKGFPYFFRTCPRDDEQAKALIKILRKTNLRKVALLHDNSLYGKGLGEAIQDQLNAWMMPPVFYGALTPNQADDSGLLEKVRETAPEVVFFAGYYPEAGRLLQARERLSWKVPFMGGDATNNPGLITVAGTRAAAHFFILSPPNPDQLENPRTKTFLNRFQQVYGYRPSSIYGLLAGNALLALSESIQAIQSADASKVSDYLHRRYFKKSGLTGEIFFNTRGDVVNDLYVLYQVDKEGRFLLKKQVSSGDLIP from the coding sequence TGGGCCGCGGGACCGCCGCTCAGGATCGGGGTCCTTGGACCGATGAGCGGATCCTACGCCAATGTGGGTAAAGAGGCGAGGCATGTCCTGACGCTCCTCACCACGGACATCAACGACCAGGGAGGTCTGCTGGGACGGAACGTGGAGCTGGCCTTCGAGGATGAGGGAGAAAGCGCCCAAGCGGCCAAGGCAGCGGCGGAAAAGCTTGTCCGGCAGGGAATAGTCGCCGTCGTCGGCCCCTTTAAATCGGGAAGCACAGAATCCGTACAGGCTGTTTTTTCCGATGCCGGGCTAATGCAGATCGCCTACGGCGCCACAGAGGTCTCCCTGACGGAGAAGGGCTTTCCCTATTTCTTCCGCACCTGTCCCCGGGATGACGAACAGGCCAAGGCCCTGATCAAAATTCTACGGAAAACGAACCTTCGGAAAGTCGCCCTCCTTCACGACAACAGTCTTTACGGAAAGGGCTTGGGAGAGGCCATCCAGGACCAGTTGAATGCCTGGATGATGCCGCCCGTTTTTTATGGCGCTCTTACACCCAACCAGGCAGATGACTCGGGCCTTCTTGAAAAGGTCCGGGAAACGGCCCCGGAAGTCGTCTTCTTCGCCGGCTATTATCCTGAAGCCGGACGACTCCTCCAGGCACGGGAACGCCTCTCCTGGAAAGTCCCTTTCATGGGGGGAGACGCAACGAACAATCCCGGTTTGATTACAGTTGCCGGAACCAGGGCGGCTGCCCATTTCTTCATCCTGAGCCCACCGAATCCCGACCAGCTGGAAAACCCAAGGACAAAGACGTTTCTCAACCGGTTTCAACAGGTTTATGGATACCGGCCGTCCTCCATTTATGGCCTCCTGGCGGGCAACGCCCTTCTTGCTCTTTCGGAGAGTATTCAAGCAATCCAGTCAGCGGATGCTTCGAAGGTATCCGATTATCTCCACCGCCGCTATTTCAAAAAATCCGGATTGACAGGGGAGATCTTTTTCAACACCAGGGGCGATGTGGTCAACGATCTCTATGTCCTCTACCAGGTGGATAAAGAGGGTCGCTTTCTTCTGAAAAAGCAGGTTTCATCCGGTGACCTCATCCCTTAA